The sequence CACCCCCCTCCGCCCTGGACGACGTAGCGTCGCTCAGAGTGTGGCGGCGGCGGATACCCACATAAACCAACATACCGGTGGGGGGGTCCGACCTGTCTTGGAACACGGACCTAGGAGTGTGACGCACGCATTGTAAGGCGAGGGCTGGCATGCGCCGGGGGATTCCAGTCCTCCGGGGCTCCGTGCACACATTTGCGTACCCCCTGAACCTCTCTGCGTACCCTGTactccagtttgtttttttgaaaactgtgtcttgtttgtcaCTGTCAAACCCGACAGTGGGACAGCGGGCCTTATGTTTGACACCCCTGGTCAgtcagaaactgagatgttttgGTAAAGATGACAAACTCAAAACCAATTGCTGATCTGGTCTTTTTGTTCACGACATAGCCTTAGCCGATTAATCCGACTCCTCACAGGACCACTTTGCAGGTGAAAGCAACAGACATGAGTCTCAGCTTATAGCGTAGAACGCACCATAGATAATCGATTACAAGCTTAGCTTACTcttttgtctttgctaacagctatTGTGCATTTGTATTCATCATTTTACAATGATTTACATGAGCGGGAGACTCATTGTTATATTATTCGAGCAATCTGTGAAAATTTTGCAACAAACTAGTAAATACTTCCTCTGCACACCAGGACACTCATGCTCACTGTCCTTGAGTGGTCATATGATACATGTTTCCAGGCATGTTAGTATGGAGGGGGATTCAAAATGATACATTGCCAAaacgtgttgtttttgttatacAGGTTACCAGTTGTCAAAACATCAATCCTCATTTCCTTGCCCCCAATATCCAATCCACAAATTCTGTGGTAACACTTGAGTATGAGTATGATGCATTTTCTTTACCTTCATAATAATGATTTCCATACTGAGAATCTCATCTTCAGTGCAGGCCTCGTCTGTAACATAGGCAAACTGGTGGACCTTGGGAGGATACATTTCCTGGGGGAGGCAGAGATACAGGAGCATAAAATAACCAAAGTGCATATTTCAGAAAGTTGCTGGAAAAAAGGCGCAACTAAGAGGCTGAAGGTAGAACGAGCTCACAACAAGACACACAGAAAAGGCCACTGGTTTCGTTCATCCCACCTCACATCCTGTGCAGTCCCACAGTTCTCACCTCTACTTTGGCAGCGATGAACAGACAGGTGATGCCTATGAGCTGCAGCGTTGATTTAAAGACGTTTCTCTGCGTGCCCATGAAGCGATCAAAGTAGTCCTGAGCCAGGTGGTATGTCTCCCTGTGCAGTTTGTACACCTCGCTCACCTGgaaaatgtacacaaacagaACGTTACTGCACTGATGAGCCCTCCTGGGACTTCAATACCGCGTCCAcagtatgtttgtttatgtgagTGATATTAAATTCATGCTTCTGCGAGCCTCCGCATACGTGTACCCTGCACAGAGCCCTGTGACGTACCCTGATGTGCACCTCCCCAAAAATGTAACGAGTCGAGGCGACGCAGATCAGAATCAGCGATGCAGTTCCACATTTCCTCCACGCAGCCCTTATCACCATAATTCATATGGGTTTACAGATAGATATGAAGAGGACCTCAAATCAGATGCTGATAGTGTCTTTACTGAATGTGACGAAGGCCAAGGTAGACTGGTTGATCTcctccagagagagaagagctcaTAGGTCATTGCAGCTGTAATTAAACTTCGACGCAACAATGTTCAAAAAACTGTTCACACTGCCAACAAGACACTCTTCAGAATATCTGTTTGTGCCACAGGATggcagacattttgtttttggaaaAGCCCAGGTGCAGGCGTTAATTAGTGAGACTCTTCAATTAATCAGAGCTGTCGTTAAAGTGACAAGGAACAGCTGAGTTTCGAATAAGGTCACCTGACATCAAAATGGCTGCTAGGAGAGTTTACGCTTAGGTTCTCTCAACAAGTGAGATTCAAGAGCTGTTGGGGAGTAGGGCCGACACTGGGGTTAATGTGATCTCTGAAGCAGAATTTAAGTTCCGACCTGCCGGCTGCACCAACCCTCGTCTGACTGCTATGGCTGTGTTCTTCAAATGTGGACGTTAAATTAGTCCCTGAGCGGTGCTACTGACCTCCATGAGCCAGTCCAGGAGAATAGCTCTCATCTTTGGCTGCAGATGAGGATGCTTCTCCATCACGTGGACGTCCCTGGTGTAGGTCTTATCCTTCTCCAACATGTTTTTCCACACCACATCCTTACTGGCCCAGCTGGTGAACAAAACAGGGTTAATACTATGGTAAAAGTGAAGGATTTAGCTCACACAACCACTTGTTTAAAGTCAGGTTTTCCattcacagaaacatgaacCAGAACAATAAAACAGAGTGAAACGTCTCAGTCAAGTCCCCACATGGCTGTTATTTATCCCTAGTTGCATATGTAGTGTTAGAcagtcaaagaaaacaaataattcagCGACAAGTAAAGTGAAAGGAGACATACAATTTTAAAATGTCCAGATGGGTGACaacttaaagaaaaaacaatatgaagtatctctaaggtgttgtTCCAATACAAGTATAGGAAACAACTTTTGCGCTCAGTATTTTGACTCAACAACATGGCTGGTGTGCTGAGGAATCATGGAATTGTGGTATCCACAATAAAGTTCAGATATATATTAACATGACAAGCGCATGCCATTTGTATGTGAATGCTCATGCATCTGTTGGGggcatgtgataggagcctgattAATAAGCGAAGGCTTTGTTATGACAGCAAAAGACCCAATCAACTTGCAATTGAGTGTTTACATCATGATTTCCAATCATCTCCCTTTCTGTCCACCTAGCCTGAAATACAGCGGCTTTAAACTCCAGAGTAGTGAGGACCCAGGCGTATCTATATTAGACTTGATTCATTTTCAATGGAAACATAGTAATGTGGAGGTAGCCTTAGTACTGAAGATTATTTCTGATATGGAGATAAAAtggttatttgattattttaaatactGATTTAAGACTACTACCTTTGTGTGGATGTAGCTTAAGACTCACCACAGTTCAGGGAGTGGGGCACAATGCACGGGGGTTGCAAATATGTTGTTAAAGACGTAGTGGGGGAAGCCTGCGTTTATAAGAGTAACAGGTCGGTCCTCCTCCTGATCCGGTGTTGGGATCCATCTGTGGGGACTCTTGAGACCAGCACCTGGACTGCAGGTCAGCTGCAcgggacagagagggggacaAGGGATAAGAAGTCAAAAAAAAGGGAGGATGAgaccacaggaaacaaacatgtGGTAAGGACGGCTCTCCAATAGGCTGACTGCAAACATTAagtaaattaagtttatttagTATGGCATCGTTCATAGTACAAAGTGCTATCATCTAGAGAGGAGACTACAGACACACTACTTCAGAGAATAACACAATTAGctatatataaatctatatgAGGAGCTTACAtataaaacacagcagtggtgCATTAGATACAATACAAATCAAGTGGTGGGGATGGGTAAGTGGGCCACATATACATTAACAGAACTGAGGCGTGGGGTGAGGTACACGCTTTACAACCAGGCGTGGAAACCAAGCCTACCTCACTGTCCCGCTGCTTCTTCCTCGTCATCTCTGCTACCTCCTCATCCAGATCCTGTATATACTGAGAATCAGATCAAAGTCAATAAGCACCACTGAAAAGCACAAGAAAATCCAATTCTACTCATGGACAAAAGAACACCAGCTGTATCCGTCAGTAAGACTTGAGTGACACATGGGGCAGGGATGTATGTAAGTGACGTCAGTCTCAGTTATTCATTCAGGCCTACATTTGCAGGCCAGCTCCAGAAAATGTGGTGTAGCCCAGAAACAGGCCAGTGACAGGTCCACAAGCCCAGCACAGCTACTTACTATAGCCACATCTGCCTTCCTCTTCCTCGGTCGGACGGTGTTTTCCTTGGGAGTAACAGACTCTGCTTCTGTGTCTTCCCTGTAACACCAAGACACGCGCACAATCACTTTAACGAGCTCAGACACACATGCTACCATGCTCATGATCATcagctccaacaacaacaagctaACTAGCCGAGTGGCTAAAGCTGCAGCCACTCAACTTTTCTCTCGCTCACTTTGAATGACGCGCCTGACGAGAGGCGCGCACTAAATAAGAGAGGGACTCACCGTTTGCCTCGCATTCTACTCGGAGGGGTCGGCGTCAGCTTCAGAGTCAACCTGTGGAGGAGTGAGGATTTttagaactttttttttattctctgggGGTTCAAATAAAGCACACACCGCTCCACTCCCAACCCCCACTCCCTCCCGCTGACAAAGCCCAGCTCAGCCTGACGCGGGGAAATGGAAACAGTACGTGGTGCTAAAAGTGGCCAGAAGTCCCACAAACAGCGAGGTACACCCAGCCCAgccacacagaacacacagcagacaccaCACTGTCCACCCGGccctgttgttttgtgtatttttcatgGGAAGGTGGTAGATTCACCCCTGCTAACTTTGAACAGCTGGCTCGGCACATAATGGCCGAAAGGACCCCGGGCACAGCTGAGACGCCCGTTTCCTTAATTCCACAatagaacaaacacacacacccggaGGAACCACGGAGGAGGTGAACCAGTGTGAGCTCCTGTACGAACTTTGAATCCGCTGTCGGACTCCAGCGTATTTACTGGAgattcagctgcagctgaaactagcAAAACCGAACTAACTCGATAAAGTCTCGCTTCAGCCACTCACCTCAAGATTGAGCCCTTGAAGTTCACTCGTGTCTGGAGGGAAACAGAGGTGCAAGTGGACTCGGTGCTGGTTCTCCTGCGACTGACCCTCGcgagcagctctttgtgtgtgactgtgtctcaGGCCGGGCTGGTTCCTCTGAGCTGGCGCCTTGTAGGGAGGAGTAGGGAGGACTTGGCGCTAAACCTCCAGCCTCAGCGCCTCTTCACGGGTCAACTCCAGCTCCCCAATCCGCAGCTCTCACACCTGCAGCGGACACTTGGACACTATATGTCGAGCATCTTCCATGTGAGGCTTCATACGGCAGCGAAATCAAGTTTGTATTTTAGCAGACAAACAGGAGGCGTGTGGTGACAgctgcagggggcggggcttgcGGAGCGGAAGTGCCCGGGAACCGCGTGGCTAGTCTGTCAGATGTAAACAAAAGCGCGGTTCTGTGAATTCGACCTGAAATAAGACAGCACAGGGCAGAGGAGCGAGAAGTAGCCACAGCTTGTTGTGATGCGGACTCAGAACAGGGTTCTCAGCCGCTGCCACTCTCTGATATTCAGCCAAACGCGAACTATGCAAACCTGCGGATGTTTCTGCCGGGGACGCCCCATTCACTGCGCGGGTTTTATATGAGCCCTCACATCCTACTTTGtagaaacactttttaaaagttttgtttttgatctAGAAGCCTGGTTAATGGTGGACGCTTGTTTTCTGTACCAACGCTTTGGGTCGATTTTGGCGACGGTTACATGTTTGACCTTTGGTCAGTCACGTGATCTCCATGtttaaaacgcacacacaaaaatgatttGGTCACTGCTCCTTGATTGCCTCACTGAAACGACAAGATGAAGTTTTTGGATCTTTTTGGACGATTAAAGTCTGTGGTTATTGGAATGATCCATGTCAAAGCATTACCAGGTAAGATCACAATCACCTTTGTTCACATGCAATGTTttcagtggtggaggaaatTACAGAAGTGAATAAGAGCACAAGTATTACTGGCAAAATATACTAAAGTGTGAAGAATACTTGATACTTGCATGAAAATGGCATCATAAGAaagttatataaatattatatataacagCATTAAATTATCTTCGGCCATGCATTACTacgaggcggtggactagtggcagaaatttggactatgggcagaaaaggtctctggttcgtctctggttcgactccacggagaaacaataaaaagaagaaactggattgatctgtccaaaaatccaagaggattctccctaccctgtctagtgcccctgagcaaggcccctaactcccccaacatctgctccccgggcaccgtacatggtcgctaactgctctgtgtgtcctgcatcagatgggtcaaaagcagaggttaaatttccctacctgcatgagtgtgcctgtgcatgtctgtgcatgtgtttgggattaataaatgcatcttaatcttaatctttttaATAAGAAACATTCTTATGTCACAGGAGGTTTTGGTCTCTGAATTTTACTTCAAATATACTTAGATTGTAGTGCTGTAAATCTAGGCGCTATCATTTTTGATGGATTCTACTGTATGTAAACAAGTTTCTCATTTTCCTCAGGCACCCCCCTGGGTTGTATGAAAATATCACAGATCGTTGAGGAGGCAT comes from Platichthys flesus chromosome 1, fPlaFle2.1, whole genome shotgun sequence and encodes:
- the ccne1 gene encoding G1/S-specific cyclin-E1, whose amino-acid sequence is MRGKREDTEAESVTPKENTVRPRKRKADVAIYIQDLDEEVAEMTRKKQRDSELTCSPGAGLKSPHRWIPTPDQEEDRPVTLINAGFPHYVFNNIFATPVHCAPLPELCWASKDVVWKNMLEKDKTYTRDVHVMEKHPHLQPKMRAILLDWLMEVSEVYKLHRETYHLAQDYFDRFMGTQRNVFKSTLQLIGITCLFIAAKVEEMYPPKVHQFAYVTDEACTEDEILSMEIIIMKELNWSLSPQTPISWLNVYMQVAYLKETDDLLIPKYPQATFAHIAELLDLCLLDVRCLEFSNGLLAASALFHFSSLELVENVSALKRVEVEQCVRWMVPFAMALREIGGTPMKTYAGIPADDMHNIQTHVSYLTWLDKAYSYQDVDLECHSSCTVPSGVLTPPLSSEKTDDLVRVDPVVLKIRPRMNTATPPRHSPK